ttatgtttaaaaagttGCAAAATAAAACCGAATCGTTCACTGTTAGTTAACAGTGTTTCTCAGCTATTTTAAGATCACAATCCTCTGATTCATCTGTGTTGATAAAGAAGTggatcagaaatgtttttgtgtctgtgttgatGTGTGACAGATGATTTATGATGCTGAATAAATGTGAGTAAAGCTAACAGGTGTTTAAAGCCTGAAGAATGGTTTATTGAGAGAGAGGAATGATTAGCGTCTGTCTCATTTGTCCACATTGGTCCGTCGCTCAGTGGTGTAGTTAAGGGCCCCTCAGGGGCCGTCTGTCATATATGAGCACTGTTTCCATTTATAAAGATTAGCTGAGTTTGTGCAGGACAAGCTCTTATGTCTGATAGTGACACCGCAGTCTGTCACACCCTGCATGAACAACAGCGCCTTCTGCTGACCAGGAGCCTTCAGCAAAAGCAAGAAAAAACTGCTAGACTTCACATTTTGCTGTCAAACATTTGTGACTCTTCCTGTGATGTGAAACATCACTATTGCAGTATTTTTATTGCAGAATgactttttattcttcattttgcacttttttttattattgcattgattaattttattatttatattttgcactttttattattgcattgattatttttttattattgctgtctTTTCAGTGTTagaaagtttgttttatattttgcataatttttatcatggtgtgtattgtttatttttttgcacattttattattgcattgattatatttatctatttttatttttcactgcattgcagtatttataaaattttttattttgcagtcttTTCAGTGTTTgcagaaagttatttttttattttgcattaatttttattatcgcagtgttaatttctttttattttgcactatttttcttgtgtttgcagaaagtatgtgttttgttttgctttgcattATTATTCAGCGTTTgcagcaagtttttattttttattattgcagtgtttatttatttattttattttgcacttttcaTTATTGCGGtgcttatttaaaatttttacactattatatattattgcagTCTTTTCAGGGTTTgcagaaagtttatttttattttgcaatatatttattattgcagtgcatatttatatttttcatattgcgctttttttcattattgcagTCTTTTTAGCGTTTGCAGAAAGTTGCAAGTTTAACAACTTATATTTCAATGCTAAAAAGATCAGACTAACTAGACTAAAATATCAGCGTTTTAAAGCACCAGAACACAGATGTTTTTCTACAGAACTACAGAATAGAAGGTctttgtgaaatgtaaatgttctCCAGTCAGCTCAGAGCAGGTCTGATGTGGACATTGATTGTAAGAGTGCAGGTCTGTGGTTTTGTTTGAATATTGAtatgtatgagtgtgtttgttaatgaagtctgtgtctgtctctcgTCAGAGCTGCTGGATGATTTCGCTGAGGGTCGTGAGTGTGTGAACTGCGGGGCGATGTCCACTCCTCTGTGGCGGCGGGACGGGACGGGTCATTACCTGTGTAACGCCTGCGGTCTCTACCACAAGATGAACGGGATCAACCGTCCGCTCATCAAACCGCAGAGACGACTGGTGCGTTTCACCAACAGCACTAACAACATTCACAACATTATTCATGTGAAATACTCTGAGATCTgggaaactgatatttttttatttcaacctGAAAATCTatgcatgcataataaataagAATAGTATAAGTGATAGTACAGTACAGTTCATTAAACACACGTTTTTTATGTTGTTGACCTATCATAATTAATAAGcggtataaatttatttttaatttattgcacttttttacTAGTGCAGGGTTAatttttgcactatttttttattgaaaaattatatatttatattgtatatattaaaacctttttttgcatcacttttttattattgcagtgtttattttatacattttccattactttttattattgcaaagctatttctgtgttgtttttatatttttattattgcagagttttatttctattttgcactatttttatcattgaaaagttcgtttttgcactatttttattattgcatttattatttcgtaatttcagtgtttgcaacaagtttattttttttattttgcattacattctATTAGtgcatattgtgatttttttattattattgcagtgtttatttttccccccacttttttcatgttttattttgcattgcattgtattcatgcagtatttattaatttatttattattgcattttttaaactttttttttttaattattgcaatgttttcagGGATtccagcaagtttttttttctttttttttttgcattactttttattattgcaGTGTTTTGGAGGTTTGACTCGTATCTCTAACCTGCTGGTTTCTGTCTCCTGGTCAGTCTGCGTCCAGACGGGTTGGTTTGTCCTGCACTAACTGTCAGACGACCACAACTACTCTCTGGAGACGTAATGCAGAAGGAGAGCCGGTCTGCAACGCCTGCGGACTCTACATGAAGCTCCACGGGGTGAGAAAGACTCTAGTTTATCTAGTTTACTTTTTCTTCTGGCAATGCAAATGCGCAGTTTTTGTGCCCAATACTCTTTAGTAACATGTGTGACCAGCAGATGGAGTCAGAGAATGACTTTCTGCTCTTCTGTTCAGGTTCCTCGTCCTCTCGCCATGAAAAAAGAGGGGATTCAGACCCGAAAACGCAAACCAAAAAATATCAGCAAGTCCAAACCTGGTGAGTGCAGATCCTGATCACTGAACGCAAAAACTCTTCTCACGTCTATAGTATGTCAAGTCAGAATCATCTTGATGAAGATGAAATCATGAGTGTGGTGCAATCAGTGattgtgacctttgacctgtgtgTGATTTGTAGGGTCATCTGAGGGTCAGACGGCGTCCAGTGCTTTGAGCTCCAGTCCCACAGATGAACCGCGGCCCATAAAGACTGAGCCGGACACAGTGTCACTCTACACACACCACAACATGAACACAGCggtcagaaaacacaacacacactctcttactgcagttttataaataaagacTCATTTACAAACAGTCACTGAAATATAATACAacgtatattttaattaataaattaattaatattactatttaaataaacacaatttgtttatatataaatctaaatattaatttaaatctaataaatatttttaggcagattttttttttcttttttataataattattattatttagatgtaGGTAATATTAATTAAGTAGTTACATGAgttcatattaattaaatatttttaatttatatattttttacttttatatagtatttatatatattaaataattgtaatttttttttttatatattttatatattgttattttaaatatataaaatattttataaatatattcacatattcaGGCAGCgtttaatttcttttataattattgtgCAGTTTATAAGTTCATATTCTTTTAAAGAGTTcatgaaaaagtaaatatttgtattcaattcaatattatttcaattcgattcatatatatatatatttttcatttataagtattataaatatttttttcaatatatttaatattttatatatttaacagtttTCAAGTCCATATTAATTTAAAGAGTATTAATTGAaaatttattaattgaaaaactataactatatatatataaaaatacaactgtgattgataatatttttaacataatgtATAATATGTGCATAAATAACAATTGCAGCATTAAATATAATacttacattataataaataataataataataaatatataattacagtatacgtattccattttatttacgtaaaaaaaacttaaatttatcTTAGTGTAGAAACCTAAATGTCCATGTTATTAATCAAAAGCTTATTTACAAttactttgtatatttttattgtatatattgtatatatttattaaatgcttttgtttaaaGTGAATAAAACTCCAGCACAAGTGAATGATCCCGAGTCTTTTCTTTGTCCATCCAGGTCTCTGCATTTCCGTCTTATCTGGGAACTCCGAGCTCAAGCTCTGCTCTCAAACTTTCTCCAAGTGGATCTTCCAGCTCCAAAAGTGAAGTGTGGAACAGCCTGATTCTGACATAAGAACCCGAGATCCTCCTGCTGAAAGCGTCACTCCCTGCAGAGCTCAGAGCAGAAGATCTGCTCCATCTGGTGCCAGAACAGATGAGTGTCAGTGATGAAATGAAGTGGTACCTGAACGCTGTGCTGGATTCACATCAACAGATCAGCTCTTG
This portion of the Cyprinus carpio isolate SPL01 chromosome A20, ASM1834038v1, whole genome shotgun sequence genome encodes:
- the LOC109111451 gene encoding transcription factor GATA-4-like, with the translated sequence MYQGVTMTTNHGPASYEPGFLHNAVSAAASPVYVTPTRVTPMIPALPYLQTPQQSSPVSGHSGWAQPGADAVASYSSAGGHHHSPVSRFTFSTSPPLTSGVATARETASYTSPLNISAGGREHYGTRGLSGSYHSGYPAYVSPNIGGSWTASHFDSSVLHSLQSGGAAGAARHQNFELLDDFAEGRECVNCGAMSTPLWRRDGTGHYLCNACGLYHKMNGINRPLIKPQRRLSASRRVGLSCTNCQTTTTTLWRRNAEGEPVCNACGLYMKLHGVPRPLAMKKEGIQTRKRKPKNISKSKPGSSEGQTASSALSSSPTDEPRPIKTEPDTVSLYTHHNMNTAVSAFPSYLGTPSSSSALKLSPSGSSSSKSEVWNSLILT